Proteins found in one Leptidea sinapis chromosome 23, ilLepSina1.1, whole genome shotgun sequence genomic segment:
- the LOC126971132 gene encoding SPRY domain-containing protein 7, translating into MFCCLKNCVNGFSLTPSVPLRVRESPIQLDTVHMGHEVVIVKGGQRACGSGCVLGNAPLVQNKAYFEVKLQQGGVWAVGLATRQADMNSVHGGVDKESWCLNSDGTVRHNNEELYHLKPAACDSPTTEILVSTGAPTDPENEMKEKDRNSVIATMPVEGDVIGVAYDHVDLNFFLNGKNLEIPVRSVRGTVYPALYVDDGAILDIILDNFRYPPPTGYEKIMVEQSLL; encoded by the exons ATGTTTTGCTGTTTAAAAAACTGTGTCAATGGGTTTTCGCTTACTCCTAGTGTTCCTTTACGAGTAAGAGAAAGCCCGATTCAATTAGATACTGTTCATAtgg GTCATGAAGTAGTGATTGTTAAAGGCGGTCAAAGAGCTTGCGGTTCTGGTTGCGTATTAGGGAATGCACCGTTAGTACAAAACAAGGCATACTTTGAAGTAAAACTACAACAAGGTGGTGTCTGGGCTGTAGGACTTGCTACAAGACAAGCAGATATGAATAGTGTACATG GCGGTGTTGACAAAGAGTCTTGGTGCTTAAATAGTGATGGTACTGTACGCCACAATAATGAAGAGCTGTATCATTTAAAACCTGCTGCCTGTGATTCACCAACCACTGAAATCCTGGTATCAACTGGTGCACCAACTGATCcagaaaatgaaatgaaagaaaaagATCGAAACAGTGTTATAGCTACAATGCCAGTTGAGGGAGATGTAATAGGTGTTGCATATGATCATGTAGATCTGAACTTCTTTCTTAATGGAAAGAACTTGGAAATACCAGTTCGAAGTGTTAGAGGAACAGTTTATCCAGCATTATATG ttgATGATGGTgctatattggacataatacTTGATAACTTCCGGTACCCACCGCCAACTGGATATGAGAAGATAATGGTTGAACAATCGCTCCTTTAA
- the LOC126971129 gene encoding juvenile hormone esterase-like, giving the protein YGIPYATAPTGKDRFKSPLPPPTWKNPLKAVNGSIICPQPVSVATENCLVANVFVPRRSAKKLPVLVLTHGGGFEFGFGNMFTFKHLLETKQMIVVTYNYRLNALGFLCLGTEDVPGNAGLKDQLALFRWVKKNIAPFGGNADDVTAMGFSVGAASTGIFIISNAFKGLFNKVIMDSGANIADFHIQHNPIKNAQEYAKLLNFTKVDNLKELEEFYKTISYAELVSKSCTGLFSPCVERDLGLEAIITKSPVSILKSGNYQKVPILQGFTEHEGLHLIGLFNSTKAMMNRNFSAFLPGDLSFKNDEEKQRVASNVKRFYFGDKEVNDETILNFVIYLSDTLFIYPILRSIQFYLKAGQKNIYLYEYTFVDKDTPYIPHTNIRGVRHIAGTLAVADITNNGTLDESSITDDYKQMKHIMRTLWSNFIVNGTPVTNDTGLPNWPPVYKNWSPHMELNLPIKLKGIVILRRFRFWDRIYEKYYNDPIPPRE; this is encoded by the exons TATGGAATACCCTATGCGACAGCACCAACTGGAAAAGATAGATTTAAG aGTCCTTTACCTCCTCCAACCTGGAAAAATCCTTTAAAGGCTGTCAACGGTTCGATTATTTGCCCGCAGCCTGTAAGTGTAGCAACAGAAAATTGTCTGGTAGCTAATGTCTTTGTTCCGAGAAGAAGTGCAAAAAAATTACCCGTTTTAGTTTTAACCCACGGAGGTGGCTTTGAATTCGGTTTTGGAAATATGTTTACGTTTAAGCATTTACTCGAAACAAAACAAATGATAGTAGTTACATATAACTATAGACTGAATGCTCTTGGTTTTTTATGTCTTGGTACAGAAGATGTTCCCGGCAATGCTGGATtaaaagatcaactggctctatTTAGgtgggtaaaaaaaaatattgcacctTTTGGGGGCAATGCTGATGACGTGACAGCAATGGGATTCAGTGTTGGCGCCGCTTCCACGGgaattttcataatatcaaaTGCTTTCAAGGGATTATTCAATAAAGTGATTATGGATAGTGGAGCAAATATTGCGGATTTTCATATTCAACATAATCCTATCAAAAATGCTCAAGAATATGCTAAACTGCTAAACTTCACCAAGGTTGACAATCTTAAGGAGTTAGaagaattttataaaacaatttcatacGCTGAATTAGTGTCAAAATCGTGCACTGGTTTATTTTCTCCATGTGTTGAACGTGATTTGGGTCTAGAAGCAATTATTACAAAAAGTCCcgttagtattttgaaaagtGGAAATTATCAAAAAGTACCAATACTTCAAGGTTTCACAGAACACGAAGGTTTACATCTGATTGGACTTTTCAATAGCACTAAAGCGATGATGAACCGAAATTTCTCAGCTTTTCTACCCGGAGATCTAAGTTTTAAAAATGACGAGGAAAAACAACGTGTTGCATCTAATgtcaaaagattttattttggaGACAAGGAAGTAAATGATGAAacgattttaaattttgtgataTACCTTTCAGACACATTATTCATTTATCCAATATTGAGGtctattcaattttatttgaaggcggggcaaaaaaatatatatctgtaTGAGTATACATTTGTTGATAAAGACACTCCATACATACCACATACAAATATTAGGGGTGTGAGGCATATCGCAGGAACACTTGCTGTTGCCGACATCACAAATAATGGTACTCTGGATGAATCGTCGATTACAGATGATTATAAGCAAATGAAACATATAATGAGAACCTTATGGTCCAATTTTATAGTAAACGG GACTCCAGTAACAAATGACACGGGACTACCAAATTGGCCTCCAGTATATAAGAATTGGTCACCACATATGGAGCTTAATCTGCCTATCAAATTGAAAGGAATTGTAATACTAAGACGTTTTAGATTTTGGGACAGAATATATGAAAAGTATTACAACGATCCGATTCCACCAAGAGAATAA